The Tautonia rosea genome contains a region encoding:
- a CDS encoding peptidylprolyl isomerase has protein sequence MGDRIRGGRLIALAALIHMGFGLGTATEAQQGNKAPEAKAGQPQNLPTLVPRAVPANPSDPIAVVNGEIISRQRLADECVSRHGLEVLDTLIMRSLLDQAIKNRQLTVTAAEIDAEIDRDAARAGINRENFLRALARERNVSPRQYAEYIAFPGVALRKLAEPRVQVTEEDIEKAFEAFYGDKLVVRMILVDTLSKAKDVWNRVRENPGGFAKMAQELSMDQDSRVLGGLLAQPIARFADPLHVSEAAFAQLVDGDPNDKDPSHKPKDGDFTGPIQVNETAWVIFQRERIEEGQEYNLDDENLVAQVKTSIFEAKLQAEMKTVMEELFVQAAVENHLTGQVKLSGVQQAEVAVKDEEVSRARMSKPDLELPPSGAEEKLRALQQSSGDSEGNVERPVGAPEAPALPNPAEPK, from the coding sequence ATGGGTGATCGGATCCGAGGAGGGCGGCTGATTGCGCTGGCCGCTCTGATTCACATGGGCTTTGGGCTTGGCACTGCGACCGAGGCCCAGCAAGGAAACAAGGCTCCTGAGGCCAAGGCAGGGCAGCCCCAGAACCTGCCCACGCTGGTGCCCCGAGCCGTGCCGGCAAACCCGAGCGACCCGATCGCCGTGGTCAACGGGGAAATCATTTCTCGCCAACGACTGGCCGACGAGTGTGTCTCTCGTCACGGGCTCGAAGTCCTTGATACCCTGATCATGCGGAGCCTGCTCGACCAGGCGATCAAGAACCGCCAACTGACAGTCACGGCCGCCGAGATCGACGCCGAGATCGATCGCGACGCCGCCCGGGCCGGCATCAATCGGGAAAACTTCCTCCGCGCATTGGCTCGTGAGCGGAACGTCAGCCCCCGGCAATATGCCGAGTATATCGCCTTCCCCGGCGTCGCGCTCCGCAAGCTGGCCGAACCTCGGGTTCAGGTGACCGAAGAAGATATCGAGAAGGCCTTCGAGGCATTCTACGGCGACAAGCTGGTCGTTCGGATGATCCTTGTCGACACCCTGTCCAAGGCCAAGGATGTCTGGAACCGCGTCCGAGAAAATCCGGGCGGCTTCGCCAAGATGGCCCAGGAACTGTCGATGGACCAGGACTCTCGCGTGCTCGGCGGCTTGCTCGCCCAACCGATTGCCCGGTTCGCCGACCCCTTGCACGTCTCCGAGGCCGCCTTCGCCCAGCTCGTCGATGGCGACCCGAACGACAAAGATCCCAGCCACAAGCCCAAGGACGGAGACTTTACCGGCCCCATCCAGGTCAACGAGACCGCCTGGGTGATCTTCCAGCGCGAGCGGATCGAGGAAGGTCAGGAGTACAACCTCGACGACGAAAACCTTGTCGCTCAGGTAAAAACCTCGATCTTCGAGGCCAAGCTCCAGGCCGAGATGAAGACCGTCATGGAGGAGCTGTTCGTCCAGGCGGCGGTCGAAAATCACCTGACGGGCCAGGTCAAGCTCTCCGGCGTTCAGCAGGCCGAGGTCGCGGTCAAGGACGAGGAGGTCAGTCGGGCCCGCATGTCCAAGCCCGATCTGGAACTGCCTCCGTCCGGTGCCGAGGAGAAGCTCCGCGCCTTGCAGCAATCGTCGGGTGATTCGGAAGGAAACGTGGAACGCCCGGTCGGTGCCCCCGAGGCCCCCGCGCTGCCGAATCCGGCCGAGCCGAAGTGA
- a CDS encoding HU family DNA-binding protein: MAAKKAAPKAAPAKAEAASAKAKARPMTKNELYTALSEKTGLAKKDVANVFEQLDELVRVSLTKRGGPKQFVLPGMLKIRLAEKKATPAKKGRNPQTGEIIDIPAKPKRNTVKVTPLKALKDAVLTGK; encoded by the coding sequence ATGGCCGCAAAGAAAGCTGCTCCCAAGGCTGCGCCTGCAAAGGCCGAAGCCGCTTCGGCCAAGGCCAAGGCCCGGCCGATGACCAAGAACGAACTCTACACGGCGCTGTCCGAGAAGACCGGCCTGGCCAAGAAGGACGTGGCGAACGTCTTCGAGCAGCTCGACGAACTGGTCCGCGTTTCGCTCACCAAGCGGGGCGGGCCGAAGCAGTTTGTCCTGCCCGGCATGCTCAAGATTCGCCTGGCCGAGAAGAAGGCCACGCCCGCCAAGAAGGGTCGCAACCCCCAGACCGGCGAGATCATCGACATCCCGGCCAAGCCCAAGCGGAACACCGTCAAGGTCACCCCGCTGAAGGCTTTGAAGGATGCCGTCCTGACCGGCAAGTGA
- a CDS encoding cupin domain-containing protein, translated as MDTSAPSRTGPGYLVRRLDEAPTVPCPCGQSTRLLTFEDASPANFHVTFITDSVKHYHARCTELYYILEGTGELELNDDLVSVEPGMLIVIEPYTRHRLRSTEGVRTIVLGIPAWHPDDEYFD; from the coding sequence ATGGACACCTCCGCCCCGTCCCGAACCGGACCAGGTTACCTGGTGCGCCGCCTCGACGAAGCCCCCACCGTTCCTTGCCCGTGCGGCCAGAGCACCCGGTTGTTGACCTTCGAGGATGCCTCTCCCGCCAACTTCCATGTCACCTTCATCACCGACTCGGTCAAGCACTACCACGCCCGCTGCACCGAGCTGTACTATATCCTCGAAGGGACCGGAGAGCTTGAACTGAATGACGACCTCGTCTCCGTCGAGCCGGGAATGCTGATTGTGATCGAGCCGTACACCCGCCACCGCCTCCGCAGCACGGAAGGTGTCCGTACGATCGTGCTCGGAATCCCCGCCTGGCACCCCGACGACGAATACTTCGATTAA
- the fusA gene encoding elongation factor G — protein sequence MDNLRDLRNIGISAHIDSGKTTLTERVLFYAGKIHKIEDVRGGGDGAKMDHMELEKERGITITSAATTVAWKDHKINIIDTPGHVDFTVEVERSLRVLDGAILVVTAVEGVQSQTLTVDRQMKRYGVPRLVFINKIDRTGANPQKVIETVEQKLGLTAVPLQIPIGLEMNFEGVVDLLSMEAVYFDGEKGEIVRRESIPDGLIEVAKQRRQGMLEALSLYSDELMTILLEEEEPPLELVLKIIREATIAQQIAPVLMGTAYKNKGIQPLLDAITNFLPSPLDRDVKARDNLNEQSEVILKPDDNEPLVAMAFKLVEEPFGQVTYMRIYQGTLKKGEFYYNTRSSKRARVSRILRVHSDEREDIESAGAGDIVAVMGIDCATGDTFCSEGINYSLESIYAAEPVIDLSITPNKRADYDKLSKALNRFMREDPTFRVHVDHETGETIISGMGELHLEIYVERIRREYKVDCTIGQPKVSYREAPTKETPYSYVHKKQTGGSGQYGKVVGKLIPLVEPFEEPFEFENNITGGRIPGEYIPSIEKGFRRGLVKGPLAGYEVIGVKMALDDGAYHDVDSSAMAFEICAFDAFRETFRKADPVLLEPIMKVEVECPIEFQGPVSGQVSSKRGIITNTEAREGFVVIYAEVPLSAMFGYSNDLRSMTQGKGTFSMEFYKYQRVPASLQDEIIKKAQEDAKTMAKA from the coding sequence ATGGATAATCTCCGCGACCTGCGCAATATCGGTATCTCGGCCCACATCGACTCCGGCAAGACCACCTTGACCGAGCGGGTCCTGTTCTACGCCGGCAAGATCCACAAGATCGAAGACGTCCGTGGCGGCGGCGACGGCGCCAAGATGGACCACATGGAGTTGGAGAAGGAACGGGGCATCACGATCACCTCGGCCGCCACGACGGTGGCCTGGAAAGATCACAAGATCAACATCATCGACACGCCCGGCCACGTCGACTTCACCGTCGAGGTCGAGCGTTCGCTCCGCGTGCTCGACGGCGCCATCCTCGTCGTCACCGCGGTCGAGGGGGTTCAGTCCCAGACTTTGACCGTCGACCGTCAGATGAAGCGGTACGGCGTTCCCCGCCTCGTCTTCATCAACAAGATCGACCGCACCGGCGCCAACCCCCAGAAGGTCATCGAGACCGTCGAGCAGAAGCTCGGCCTGACCGCCGTGCCGCTGCAGATCCCGATCGGCCTGGAAATGAACTTTGAAGGGGTCGTCGACCTGCTCTCGATGGAGGCCGTCTACTTCGACGGCGAGAAGGGAGAGATCGTCCGCCGCGAGTCGATCCCCGACGGTCTGATCGAAGTGGCCAAGCAGCGCCGACAGGGCATGCTTGAGGCCCTCTCGCTCTACTCCGACGAGCTGATGACCATCCTTCTGGAAGAGGAAGAGCCGCCGCTGGAACTGGTCCTGAAAATCATTCGTGAGGCGACCATCGCCCAGCAGATCGCCCCGGTGCTGATGGGGACCGCTTACAAGAACAAGGGGATCCAGCCCTTGCTCGACGCGATCACCAACTTCCTGCCCAGCCCCCTCGACCGCGACGTGAAAGCCCGGGACAACCTCAACGAGCAGTCCGAGGTTATCCTGAAGCCCGACGACAACGAGCCCCTGGTCGCCATGGCCTTCAAGCTCGTCGAGGAGCCGTTCGGCCAGGTCACCTACATGCGGATCTATCAGGGCACCCTCAAGAAGGGGGAGTTCTACTACAACACCCGATCCAGCAAACGGGCCAGAGTGAGCCGGATCCTCCGAGTGCACTCTGACGAGCGCGAGGACATCGAGTCTGCCGGCGCCGGTGATATCGTCGCCGTCATGGGCATCGACTGCGCAACCGGCGACACGTTCTGCTCCGAGGGGATCAACTACTCCCTCGAAAGCATCTACGCCGCCGAGCCAGTGATCGACCTGTCGATCACCCCGAACAAGCGGGCCGACTACGACAAGCTTTCGAAGGCCTTGAACCGCTTCATGCGGGAAGACCCGACCTTCCGCGTGCACGTGGACCATGAAACCGGTGAGACGATCATCTCCGGCATGGGCGAGTTGCACCTGGAAATTTACGTCGAGCGGATCCGCCGCGAGTACAAGGTCGACTGCACCATCGGCCAGCCGAAGGTCAGCTACCGGGAGGCTCCCACCAAGGAAACTCCGTACAGCTATGTTCACAAGAAGCAGACCGGCGGCTCGGGTCAGTACGGCAAGGTCGTCGGCAAGCTGATCCCTCTGGTCGAGCCCTTCGAAGAGCCGTTCGAGTTCGAGAACAATATCACCGGCGGCCGTATCCCCGGCGAATATATCCCGTCCATCGAAAAGGGCTTCCGCCGTGGCCTGGTCAAGGGTCCGCTGGCCGGCTACGAGGTCATCGGCGTGAAGATGGCGCTGGACGACGGTGCCTATCACGACGTCGACTCCTCGGCCATGGCCTTCGAGATCTGCGCCTTCGACGCCTTCCGAGAAACCTTCCGCAAGGCGGACCCCGTCTTGCTCGAACCGATCATGAAGGTTGAGGTTGAGTGCCCAATCGAGTTCCAGGGCCCCGTCTCTGGCCAGGTCTCTTCCAAGCGGGGGATCATCACCAACACCGAGGCCCGCGAGGGCTTCGTGGTGATCTACGCCGAAGTTCCTCTCTCCGCCATGTTCGGCTACTCCAATGACCTCCGCTCCATGACGCAGGGCAAAGGCACCTTCAGCATGGAGTTCTACAAGTACCAGCGGGTGCCCGCCAGCCTTCAGGACGAGATCATCAAGAAGGCCCAGGAAGACGCCAAGACCATGGCCAAGGCCTGA
- a CDS encoding HIT family protein: protein MQQLWAPWRAQYIEQGQTPEGQAAACFLCRGLEQQDDRTHLLVWRRSHSAVYLNRYPYNNGHLLVAPRSHRGQLGELQGAELLEPVETIRLMIGVLDRIFRPDGYNVGLNQGRSAGAGLPGHLHWHIVPRWDGDTNFMPVLGQTKVIIQGLVELYDRLVAELNRDRMIEGTAGSARRSSEDF from the coding sequence ATGCAACAACTCTGGGCTCCCTGGCGGGCACAGTATATTGAGCAGGGCCAGACTCCGGAGGGTCAGGCGGCCGCCTGTTTCCTTTGCCGAGGGTTGGAGCAGCAGGACGATCGAACTCATCTGCTGGTCTGGAGGCGTTCCCACTCGGCGGTTTACTTGAACCGTTACCCGTACAATAATGGGCACCTCTTGGTCGCTCCCCGATCGCATCGAGGGCAGCTGGGTGAACTCCAGGGCGCGGAGCTGCTGGAACCGGTCGAGACGATTCGGCTGATGATCGGTGTCCTCGACCGCATCTTTCGTCCTGACGGATACAATGTGGGATTGAATCAAGGACGATCGGCCGGGGCGGGTTTACCCGGTCATCTTCACTGGCATATCGTCCCTCGATGGGATGGTGACACGAACTTTATGCCTGTCCTCGGGCAGACGAAGGTCATTATCCAGGGGCTTGTGGAGCTGTACGATCGCCTGGTTGCGGAGTTGAACCGTGACCGGATGATTGAGGGAACCGCCGGATCGGCCCGACGGTCTTCTGAGGACTTCTGA
- a CDS encoding PIN/TRAM domain-containing protein, whose translation MMLVAIRAVFILVAGGLAARLATLAGGPPWAPAVLFPIVMGAAAVVVVIDVLTPRKRIQTISAVYFGLIVGLILSYFLQLALQPTIDMFGGGLATEIVQAVFALGTVAICYICVSTLLQTKDDFRFVIPYMEFSKEVKGACPLVLDTSVIIDGRIADVAEARVLDQPLVIPQFVLQELQGIADSSDKLRRNRGRRGLDILNRLQKSPEVEIRIFDTELPELAGIREVDQRLVVLAKHLDGKVVTNDYNLNKIARLQGVDVINLNDLANALKPVVLPGEALAVKLIKRGEEAGQGVGYLDDGTMVVAEQGSGHLGEMVRITVTSVLQTSAGRMIFGRMEGVASGQGHGAHRAGH comes from the coding sequence ATGATGTTGGTGGCGATTCGAGCAGTCTTCATCCTGGTGGCCGGCGGTCTGGCGGCGCGGTTGGCCACGCTCGCAGGTGGACCTCCGTGGGCTCCCGCGGTGCTTTTCCCGATAGTCATGGGTGCCGCGGCCGTTGTGGTGGTGATCGACGTTCTTACCCCTCGCAAGCGGATTCAGACCATCTCGGCCGTGTATTTCGGTTTGATTGTCGGCCTGATTCTCAGCTATTTCTTGCAACTCGCCCTGCAGCCGACGATCGACATGTTTGGGGGGGGGCTCGCCACGGAGATTGTTCAGGCGGTCTTCGCCCTGGGCACGGTGGCCATTTGCTACATCTGCGTCAGTACCTTGCTTCAGACGAAGGACGACTTCCGGTTCGTGATTCCTTACATGGAGTTCTCGAAGGAGGTCAAAGGGGCCTGTCCATTGGTGCTCGACACCTCGGTCATCATCGACGGACGAATCGCCGATGTGGCCGAGGCCCGGGTCCTGGATCAACCGCTCGTGATCCCTCAGTTCGTGCTTCAAGAGTTGCAGGGAATTGCTGACAGCTCGGACAAACTTCGGCGGAACCGGGGTCGCCGAGGGCTGGACATCCTCAATCGGCTGCAGAAATCGCCCGAGGTGGAGATCCGGATCTTCGACACCGAGCTGCCCGAACTGGCCGGCATCCGCGAGGTGGATCAGCGGTTGGTCGTTCTGGCGAAGCATCTCGACGGCAAGGTGGTCACAAATGACTACAATCTGAACAAAATCGCTCGGCTTCAGGGGGTTGATGTCATCAACCTCAATGACCTGGCCAATGCCCTGAAGCCGGTCGTCTTGCCGGGCGAGGCACTGGCCGTGAAGCTGATCAAGCGCGGCGAGGAGGCGGGGCAGGGGGTAGGCTACCTTGATGACGGCACGATGGTTGTGGCCGAGCAGGGCTCAGGGCATCTGGGTGAGATGGTTCGGATCACCGTGACCAGCGTCTTGCAGACCAGTGCCGGCCGCATGATCTTTGGACGAATGGAAGGAGTGGCTTCGGGACAAGGTCACGGAGCCCATCGAGCCGGGCATTGA
- the ggt gene encoding gamma-glutamyltransferase yields the protein MPQRFASGLQADCGGFRSESSGDRSDPRASWCGRPRRALMVILGLILTPLAATMPLRAEEFRSHVVVSQEANASDVGRDVLRNGGNAIDAAIATAFALAVTHPAAGNLGGGGFIVAYLAEQDEVVTVDFRERAPFASTERMYLDDANRPVRRYRAGPRAAGVPGTVRGLALAHERFGTLPWAELVRPAVALAEEGFPVTETLARSLNAQLFVDDGAADLLDGSGRVDRLADFPSSVAAFRKADGMPWQAGDRLRQPDLAATLSRIAEHGPDEFYGGKTADLIVAAMQDGGGVMTREDLESYRAVVRPPVRGRFREFDVYGMGPPSSGGIVLILMLQILERFDLAADGPEAPETLHRITEAMRRAFFVRATRIADPDFVEVPVEELTSLAFADELAESIGPEATPSQDLADFPIAGLAEGSDTTHLSVVDRLGNAVALTYTLELGYGSKAVVPGAGFLLNNEMGDFNLVPGVTSASGLIGTPANRIAPGKRMLSSMSPTLVLKDGKPRLVTGSPGGRTIPNTVLWVVLNVLEFERSPREAIDAPRTHHAWFPDAITVEGGSWPREMLDDLRRRGHRVRSTALQGDAHSIVIDPETGLLHGVNDPRRQTSKASGD from the coding sequence ATGCCTCAGCGATTTGCCTCCGGCCTGCAGGCCGATTGCGGCGGTTTCAGGTCCGAGTCGAGTGGAGATCGATCCGACCCTCGGGCCTCCTGGTGCGGGCGGCCTCGGCGAGCGTTGATGGTGATCCTGGGGCTCATCCTGACACCCTTGGCGGCTACGATGCCGCTGAGGGCGGAGGAATTCCGATCGCATGTTGTCGTCTCGCAAGAGGCGAACGCCTCGGACGTGGGCCGCGACGTGCTTCGCAACGGGGGGAATGCGATCGACGCGGCGATTGCCACGGCCTTTGCCCTGGCGGTCACGCACCCGGCGGCGGGGAATCTCGGCGGCGGAGGATTCATCGTCGCCTACCTGGCCGAACAGGATGAGGTCGTCACCGTCGACTTCCGAGAGCGTGCCCCGTTCGCCTCGACCGAGCGGATGTATCTGGATGACGCCAACCGTCCCGTCCGCCGCTACCGGGCCGGGCCAAGGGCGGCCGGAGTCCCCGGAACCGTCCGAGGGCTGGCCCTGGCTCACGAACGATTCGGCACACTCCCCTGGGCCGAACTGGTTCGCCCCGCAGTGGCCTTGGCCGAGGAGGGCTTCCCTGTGACGGAGACCCTCGCCCGGTCGCTCAATGCCCAGTTATTCGTTGATGACGGTGCGGCGGATTTGCTCGACGGCAGCGGCCGAGTCGATCGCCTGGCCGATTTCCCGAGCTCGGTCGCGGCCTTCCGCAAGGCCGATGGCATGCCCTGGCAGGCAGGGGACCGCCTTCGACAGCCCGACCTGGCCGCCACGCTTTCCCGAATCGCCGAGCATGGCCCCGACGAATTCTACGGCGGGAAGACGGCCGATTTGATCGTCGCCGCAATGCAGGACGGCGGGGGTGTGATGACCCGTGAGGACCTCGAATCGTATCGCGCCGTCGTCAGGCCTCCGGTCCGGGGCCGATTCCGGGAGTTCGATGTCTACGGCATGGGGCCACCGTCGTCAGGCGGGATTGTGCTCATCTTGATGCTCCAGATCCTCGAACGGTTTGATCTCGCCGCCGATGGACCCGAGGCTCCTGAAACGCTTCATCGGATCACCGAGGCCATGCGGCGGGCCTTCTTCGTGCGGGCGACCCGGATCGCCGACCCCGACTTCGTTGAGGTTCCGGTCGAAGAACTGACCTCCCTTGCCTTCGCGGACGAACTGGCCGAGTCGATCGGCCCCGAAGCCACCCCGAGTCAAGATCTGGCCGACTTCCCGATCGCCGGCCTGGCTGAAGGCTCGGACACGACGCATCTCTCGGTCGTCGACCGCCTGGGAAATGCCGTGGCGTTGACCTACACCCTGGAACTCGGTTACGGCTCGAAGGCAGTGGTGCCGGGCGCCGGGTTCCTGCTCAACAACGAGATGGGAGACTTCAACCTCGTCCCAGGTGTCACCTCGGCATCGGGGCTCATCGGGACGCCGGCCAACCGGATCGCCCCGGGCAAACGAATGCTCAGCTCGATGTCGCCAACGCTCGTCTTGAAGGACGGTAAACCTCGACTCGTGACAGGATCGCCTGGAGGTCGGACGATTCCGAACACGGTGCTCTGGGTCGTGCTGAACGTTCTGGAGTTCGAGCGATCGCCGCGAGAGGCGATTGACGCCCCTCGAACGCACCACGCCTGGTTCCCCGACGCGATCACCGTGGAGGGGGGTTCGTGGCCCAGGGAAATGCTCGACGATCTCCGCCGCCGCGGCCATCGCGTGCGATCGACGGCGTTGCAGGGGGATGCGCACTCGATCGTCATCGACCCTGAAACCGGGCTGCTCCACGGGGTCAACGACCCCAGGAGACAGACCTCAAAGGCCTCTGGAGACTGA
- a CDS encoding DUF3179 domain-containing (seleno)protein, translated as MSSHSQPPIESSASGHRTKPAPRGVVLCGFVALFGFLLYQGPSLWDEVKALRRELTVMDTNSVIGYVGISPNPSSAQPPGNCYRVEGQHAQLWAGWHSEQGHRWFNTQPTDLDQNQLSNSIGRDLFRGIDLPLVEVGGGPISERIPDHHEVEAMLLDGQACAYPILVLDKVLVVNDEIDGTPLLILYAKPPAKGSSIFETVLDGQRLHMGFAGYFYKNQPLLYDRSTEGLWVEQEQGLLSLSGPNRGRILKRLGRMHRVRWDDWSQQYRDGRVLIGADRAVASAAL; from the coding sequence ATGTCAAGCCATTCCCAGCCGCCGATCGAGTCGTCCGCCTCGGGGCATCGCACCAAACCTGCTCCCCGAGGGGTGGTGCTCTGCGGATTTGTCGCCCTGTTCGGGTTCCTTCTCTACCAGGGCCCTTCCCTCTGGGACGAGGTGAAGGCCCTGCGGCGCGAACTGACCGTGATGGACACGAACTCCGTCATCGGCTATGTCGGCATCAGTCCGAATCCGTCCTCGGCTCAGCCTCCTGGGAACTGCTACCGGGTCGAGGGGCAACACGCGCAGCTCTGGGCCGGCTGGCACTCGGAACAGGGCCACCGCTGGTTCAACACCCAGCCCACAGATCTCGACCAAAACCAGTTAAGCAACTCAATTGGCCGAGACCTGTTTCGGGGAATCGACCTGCCCCTCGTCGAGGTTGGTGGCGGTCCCATCTCCGAGAGAATCCCCGATCATCACGAGGTCGAGGCCATGCTGCTCGATGGTCAGGCCTGTGCGTACCCGATCCTGGTGCTCGATAAGGTTCTGGTCGTCAATGATGAGATCGACGGAACTCCCCTCTTGATCCTCTATGCGAAACCACCGGCCAAGGGTTCCTCAATCTTCGAAACGGTGCTGGATGGCCAGCGGCTTCACATGGGGTTCGCCGGCTACTTTTACAAGAATCAACCCTTGCTCTACGACCGCTCGACCGAGGGCTTATGGGTGGAACAGGAACAGGGGCTCCTCTCCCTCTCCGGTCCCAACCGGGGACGGATCCTCAAGCGCCTTGGGCGGATGCATCGGGTCCGCTGGGACGACTGGAGCCAGCAGTACCGCGACGGACGGGTCCTCATTGGAGCGGATCGGGCCGTCGCTTCCGCCGCCCTCTGA
- a CDS encoding helix-turn-helix domain-containing protein, with translation MNPAELRAICDSLNDERGTGGQSRLARLLGWNFSTVWRKLNGKSLSTESDALWPSSGPYRWLKSNNGYDLPNSPTSPQRQRAACCTIAAITVHPEST, from the coding sequence ATGAACCCCGCCGAACTGCGAGCAATCTGCGACTCGCTCAACGACGAGCGCGGCACGGGCGGGCAATCCAGGCTCGCCCGTCTGCTTGGTTGGAACTTCAGCACCGTCTGGCGGAAGCTGAACGGCAAGTCGCTGAGCACCGAGTCGGACGCACTGTGGCCATCGAGCGGGCCGTACAGATGGCTGAAGTCGAATAACGGTTACGACTTGCCGAATAGCCCAACGTCACCCCAACGCCAGCGAGCCGCCTGCTGCACTATTGCTGCAATCACCGTCCACCCCGAATCGACGTAA